The genome window GCCAGCTTGATCTGCTCGTAGAGGAATTTCATGTTGGCCAGTCTGACGTGCTCGCTTTCATCCACACCGTGGATGGCCATGCACTTGCCTCAGGCCGTCAGGACCCCCTCGCTCAGGGCGAATAACTTGGCCTGCTCGGCGATGGGGTAGCGCTCGGAGTCTCCGTGGTACAGGTCCACGCCTCCGCCGTTGAGAAAGATGGTCACATCCTCGCCTTCGTTCAGAAGGAAATTGCCGAATCTGACGGCGTTCCATTTGATTTCGGGGTCGGAGCTGGACAGGACGATCA of Deltaproteobacteria bacterium contains these proteins:
- a CDS encoding sulfur reduction protein DsrE → MQILIVLSSSDPEIKWNAVRFGNFLLNEGEDVTIFLNGGGVDLYHGDSERYPIAEQAKLFALSEGVLTA